The segment CCATCTCTAGCTATGTATGTGATTAGATGAGAACTTGATTGTTTTATGCTTTGTAGTTATTAGATTACTTTGGAGGTGGCTTATTATTGATGAATAATTATGTTCTTTGTATTGTTTATGTAACTGGAGTGCAATACTTCCATGGTTTGGAGTGTCTACCTTGTATTCATGTTATGCTCTTAATTTTTATTGATTGCAATCTTTGTAGCATGGTATGTGCGACCTTTGTAATTGTTTCATAGCTATAGCTAAATTTAACTTGTGATGGAGGGATAATTCATCCATGTTTATGATGAAACCGTTTAAAGgaatgaatttatttaatatatttgatatttttcTATACCTTGTCTTGTGAGGCTATTGGTATAGTTGTAAAGCTAAAATAATGATAATTGTATATATTTAGATTAAATAATTATATGTTATAATCATGGTCATGGATGCGTATGGGTAAAtctaaaatatattttcaaaaggaTTGAAAGTTCTAGGTTTTTTGTTGGTCCATCTCAATGTTAGTGCTGGATGACGAAGACTTGTTTTGTTGTGTAGTTCATTTCTCTTGCATTAAGGAGTTAGTGTTGCTTTTTGTCTTGTTCCTTGGAAATCATATCCTTTGGGAGACCCTTATGTGGACAAATTGGACCTCACAATCCCTTGAATATTTTCCTCAACTCATTTCGAAACAACTCATAGATTTAAGAATTATGCCTCATTGAATATGACATCATAAttcatttttaatttaataattattcaaGACTATCTAAATAGTCTAAGACCCAAAAATAATGATCAACCTTACTTGTCAAACATAAAAGTTTTGCATTCATAACATTCATTTATAAATACTAAATATATAGATAACTACAATTCCTAACTTCCTTACAAAAATATATCTTTTCATGTGATACAAGTTTccctaatattttaaatatttaacgGGAAAGATGCGTCAAGCTGTACGTTCTAGATCCTAGTTGCGTCTAAGCTTACCTGTAATGACGATCTCATTTGTTGACGTTCTAGAACCACACATTCATGCGGCTTTTCCTCAATAATAACGCCATCCATTCATAAACAaacaaaactcatttgcaacacgTTCTCCATCCACAGCGACGCGCTCTAGTTTTTTCTTGTCTACGTTTTTACATTTCCATTGATAAATCCACATAGCTTTGACTTCAATATTTCAGGTCAACAAGTCAAACATATCGACCTCCCTTAAATGCTCGATATTTCTCCCCTTGTCGGCCCCAGCTAAGTAAGTAACGTGCCTCGATATTTCTCCCCTGGTTTTTCAGAATGGTTTCCGACCACTAGTTAAGAGTTTCCTACGCTTCTTTCATCAACAATGACCCACCACAGTAACGAAGATGCGTGGAGGAATCTCTCAGCTATAAATTTCCCATTTGCAACATTACCGTCGAGTTAGGGTCTGAAGTTTTGTACAGGCCGGCAGTCATGGTCCGAATTGCTCAGAAAAATGGGATGCTTGCAGTCTTCTACTGCACACTCAGTGTTCTCCTTCTCCGATCTAGCTGCATCTCGGAAGACGGCAAAATTCTTCTCCAGATAAAGGCGAGCGATTGGATCGGCGGAGGTAATAATTTGACGGACTGGAATGCTTCTGACGAAAACCCCTGCAGCTGGAATGGGATCTCTTGCAATTCTTCCAAGTTCGTCACTGCAATTAATCTTACCGGTGCCTCAATTTCAGGCAATCTGACTTCTACCATATGCCATCTTCCAAGTCTGGAGACGTTGATTCTCAGCGAGAATGCTTTCCGGGGGCCCTTTCCCGACGGGCTGTTTGATTGCAAGGGTTTGCAAGTGCTTGATTTGTCCATCAATCGCTTCTTTGGAAGCCTGCCCAGTCGAATCAGTGAATTCAGGCAGCTGAGGGTCTTGAATTTGTTAGAAAATAGTTTCAGTGGCTCCATTCCTCCAGCCTTTGGAATGTTGTCCAACATCCAAGAGCTCTCGTTGGACGAAAATAATTTGACGGGCGGAATCCCTACTTTTCTCGGCAATTTGACAACCCTGAGGAAATTCACTGTTGGCGATAACCCTCTCCTAGGCGGTGTCATACCAGCAGAGCTCGCGATATTGAACCGGCTGCAAGATTTAGAACTATATAATTGTAGTCTAGTTGGTGAAATTCCGAATTTTTTCGGTAATTTTACGCAGTTGGAATGTTTGGATTTGTCGCAGAATTGGCTAAAGGGCAATATTCCGACTAGTTTAACTACTTTGTCCAAGTTGAGTATTTTGTACCTTTGGGGTAACAATTTGTCTGGACCGATTCTGGCTAATATCGATGAGATGGGAAATCTGACTGAGTTAGATCTTTCTGCCAACCAGCTAAGCGGTGAAATTCCCTACAGAATCGGCAATCTGGAATCTCTGGAGCAGCTAAAACTGGGTCAAAATCAGCTCACCGGAGAAATCCCTGCACAGCTCGGTATGCTGCGGAACTTGAGGAAACTGTATCTGTTTGATAACAAGCTTAAGGGGTGGTTGCCCCAGGATTTGGGTACATATTCCAATCTCTATTTTGTCGAGGTGACAGGAGCCGGTTTGGAAGGCCCCCTGCCAAAAAATCTGTGCAAAAATGGAATGCTTTACGCGTTGGCTTTAGCTTCAAATAATTTCAATGGGAGCCTACCTTCTTCCTTGGGAGATTGCGCGAGTTTACAGTATGTGCAGCTGTATAACAACCAGCTCAGTGGTGAGATTCCTAAGGGGTTTTGGAGCGCTTCAAGCCGGGTACAGTTGTTGCTCTATAATAATAAGTTTGAGGGCCAGATTCCATCTGCGATTGGACAAGCAAAGAGCCTGGCTTGGTTGCAAATAAACAACAACCAATTCAGCGGAAGCATTCCCTCGGAGATTGGACAGCTGACAGACCTCCAGATCTTAAACGCGAGCAGCAATCAGTTGTCAGGGTCCATTCCAAATGAGCTTGCGAACTTGACGTTGATCAATAGTCTCCAGCTTGATCACAATTTTCTGTCAGGAGAAATTCCCAAGAGTTTAATATCACTAGAGAAGCTTACTGTTCTCAATTTGGGTACAAATCGTCTTACAGGCGAAATCCCTGCATCCTTGGGCGACCTGTCCGCACTGAACAGTCTTGATCTCTCAAATAATTCGCTCTCTGGCCAAATTCCTGCTGAACTAGGACGCCTCTCATTAAATGTTTTCAATGTATCCAACAATCGCTTGTCTGGTCCAATTCCTGCCGCTCTCGACAATTCGGCCTACAAATACTCTTTTCTCGGGAATCCAAGATTATGCGGAGGTCGGAATTTGATGCTGAGGTCGTGTTCTTCAGACAAGATATCATCTCAACAATTGGCTGCAATTATAGTACCGTCTGTGATTTTAGCAGCCATAGCACTGGGCTCCATTGGTGTGTGTTGGTACTGTCTCAGGAAAGCAAGGGCCACGCCATCATGGAAATTGACATCTTTCCATCTGCCGGAGCTGAATGAGTTGTACATCGTCCGCAACTTGTCAGAGGAAAATGTTATTGGATCCGGAGGCGCTGGAAAAGTTTACAGGGTCATTCTGCAGAGCGGGGAAGCGGTAGCGGTGAAGAAGATCCGGAACATAAGCAGATCACGGGGAAAATTTAAGAGAAAAGGGGCTCAGCGAAACCATGAATTGGGGGAAGTGGAGGTGGATACATTGGGACTCATTCGGCACACCAACATTTTAAAGCTCCTCTGCTGCATTTCAAGCGAAGAGTACGATTTCAAGCTATTGGTATACGAGTACATGCCCAACGGGAGCCTGTTGGAGCGCCTACAGAATTCACAAGGACCACAAGTGGGGCTGCCTTGGCCAGTCCGCTATAAGatcgcaatgggggcagcccaagggCTGAGCTACATGCATCACGATTGCACACCTCCAATTCTACACAGGGATGTGAAATCCAGCAACATCTTGCTGGATAAAGATTTAGAGGCTAAAATTGCAGATTTTGGCCTGGCCAGAGTTCTTAATAACCTGGGCGAAGAGTACTCTGTTTCAGGCTATGTGGGGTCTCACGGATATATAGCTCCAGGTCCGATTTTATCTATCCTGGTTGAATGCTAGtttgtttaattttcaatttcttgttAAAGATTTAGCGCCATTAACATTATAACCTTTGATGTGCAGAGTACGGCCATAGACTGAAAGTGAGCGAAAAAATTGACGTGTACGGCTTCGGAGTGGTGGTGTTAGAGCTGGTGAGCGGGATGAAAGCTACGAATGAAGTGCAGTACGGGGAAGGAGTGGACATAGTGGAGTGGATCCGCAGCACAATAATAGGCAGGGGAGAGATGGGAGTGCTGGACTGGCGAATATTGGAAGAGAAGTACATAGAGCAAATGCTGTTGGTGTTGCGGGTGGGTCTGGTATGCACAATCAGGGACCCTAAACGGCGGCCTTCGATGAGGAAAGTGGTGGAGATGCTGGTGATGTGCAATCCAAACCAGGAAGAAAGGATAAAGATGCTTTTTCCGCAGGAGAGGAGGAGTCGGAGGGCGGCTGCTAGTTTCTCCTCTACCACGCCACTTGTTCCCACTGACAACGAAGCGGATTACTTTTCAGATTTGGAGACCTAAAAAACCTCCTAGTCCGCCACACAAATTCCCCAAATTCCCATCATGGGTACCTGGAATCGAAGGCctaaatttgatggttgtatgaCTTGTATTTTTTAGTATtgtaaaatattattataaatttggaaaaaaaaaaaaaatttctcttgaaAAAGGAGATTTTAGATAGTTTGTAAAAAATTTATatagtagttttttttttaaagatgaaGGTCTTATTTGAAAGGACGTTCCTTTACATATAGATATTCTAAATGGAAATAATTTGATGAGTTTTTTTTTAAGGTCTTGTTTATAGTAGTTTCCATGGGAGTATATCAGTATATTGATATATATGTGGAGTTGGAAAattaagttcaatttttttttaaaaaaaattatctaaaaAATGGTATTCATAACATTTTCAATTAGTTAAAATGGTTGGAAAATATCTATAATAAATTCATTTTTCAATAATGTTTATAAGCATAGGTTTGTCATTGATGATCTTGATAATTGAAAAGCAATTTCTTGACATACCAATTCTAGGTATTGAGTTTTTTTGCCTTGTTAGAGGGTTACATGCTCAATTCCTAGTACAATATGTTTCTtttgagaagtattagtcattttaTAAATGATGTAGTTGAATAACTCCACATGTTTTCCACATTATGTATCCATACTTGTTAGTTTTCTATTAAATGTAGATGGCTTAGAGATCTTCATGTCatttctttgttttaatttttttttagtataTAAAGAAGGTTTTTATATTCGGATTTGTAGGGCATGTTAACATTCTTTTTCAACAGGGGACAATTGGAAATAAATCTTCATGTCTTTTCCATAGTTGCTCTATTTTTATGGCTTCCATTTGCTTGTTTTATTTTCTCCAAagtctattttttattttaagatCTTTCTTTTTTATTCCTTAGGTTTGATATGAATTTTTTAATTGAAGGCATGGTAAGATTAAAAAACAAGAACATTTTTTGTTGGATTGTATCTAGGTGCTACCTATTTGTGATCTTATGGTTTGATCAGATTAGTAGTTTATATTACTTATGTCTCATGGCTTTCACAAATCCAAACATAAAATGACTAGTTACATGTAATTTTATTTAGTTGTTGTCATTGGTTGACTTGTCTTtgttccttttccattgatgttaCTATATTTTACATGATAATTCACTAGAGTGGTTTCTAACTATTCATGAGTTTTTTATGCCACATTGAAGGAAAATAATGCTTATGAAGTCAATTCATTTAGATGAACATCTCCTTATACAATGTAGTTGGGTGTAGGTGGTAGTTGCCACTTATACTACACATCTATATAGGTTTGTAGATGCTAACAAATGAGACCAATTTCAATAAAATTGGAATTCACGAAACTCTAAACAAATTAATGCATCGTATTGGAAGTCAAGCATATGAGCAAATCGATGcatttcaaataaaaatttctcataaTAAGAGTCCACATAACACATTAACATAATTAAGGAAAGAAAGTAAAATATGTTGAGATAAAACATATCATAATTAACATTTGTTGTAGGTTTATGCTTGTCCAAGTTTCTTTTATTTCTCACTAGTTTAGTTGTAATAAAGTAAGAATAGTGAGAAAAGAACTTGTTTCTTGTCTTTGGGTGAAAGGTATGCATGCTCTCCTCTTGTGTCTTTGTACACTCTTAAGGATCATGTTGGCAATATgtgtcatatgttgtcattgattttaacTTGCCACTAATGTCAATCCATCATACTTGTATAGAGATGAATTGATATAGTTGAAGAGGATGAGAAATGGTTAGAGATAACACATGTTTGAGAGAGATAGTTTGTCATAGATAGAGACATGGGGTTGCATAATTGAAGATAAGCAAATAGTCAAGTAGACCAACATATGTATTTATGACTTAAGATGACATTAAAACAATCCATAAGCATGATATGTACATGGTTAAGCTAGTAACACATTGTTGTACATTGTTTATGCTTTTGATGAGGAGTGCAATCACATTGATTGGTTTCTACATATTTTAAGGAGTTGGATGAATGATAATTAGTGGTTGTTCATACTTGTGCATTTGagaaaatttgtctaaggcataAACTATATATATTCCTAAGTTGGTGACTTTGTATTTTGGTCTAGGCATTCTTATGCCTTGCACGACTTGGCCTTATGGTTCTAGAGTTGAATTTTTTAGTCACCGCTTAGGAACTACTTTTAGGCTTTCATGTCCTGACATCTTCTACAGGAAGACTTTGAATTAACTATTCTCCAAATTGTACTAGAATAGTGTAATATGTCTTAGAAACTTACCAGAATGCTTTGCAATTCTTTGGAGTGGTAGATATGGTTGTGTGGACTTGGGGATATGTTCAATGAGGTATACAGTTTCTACAAAGCAAGTTTTAGATTATTTGATTTATTGCATTGCAATATCATAAGTGTTGAAGTTTTACAATTAGTATGGGATGCTTTGTTTTTATCAGTTCAGTGGGTTTCTCTACTTGTGCAAGCACACCATGAGTAGATACTTTAGGAGATAGTTGTAGGGATACTGTGGATAGTCTATATTGCCCATATCTTGGTCTGCATGGTATTCTAGTCTCTCCCAGATGGCACAAAAGCTTATAGTTTTGGTGGAGTTGTTGATTGATTGGGCCAACAATCATGGTTCCTTCACTCGTGGTTTGATCCCGACCTATCATATTTGCTTTGGAAGATGTGTTGTAATGTTTTTGGATCTTTTTGTTCTTTGGGTTGATTCACAACTCATTTTACTTCTTAGCACATATGTTTGAAGCCAATCTATGTAGTATCAAACGCTTCATCTAAAGGTCATCTTGGAGCTGACCTAATTGGTATTTTGAGATGTTATAGAGGATATAAATAGAAGAACAAATCATTTGTGATGAGTGATGAAAGTTGGTGAGATGTAGTGAATGTGCAAAAAAAGGGACTCCAATATTTGCATATGATAGATGTATCTTCTACAACAGTTCAAGTTCATATTTTGTAATTCAAACTATCATGTATCCTACTATTTGATAGTGAACCTCCTCATCAAGTATATTTGTATCTTTCTTAGCAACTCCATCAGGTATATTTGTATCTTTGTTCATATATATTGTGAGATAGTTGCCACCTTtgtttttccctcattgggtttccCACGTAAAAAACTTGGTGTCCTTTGTTGAATCTTGTGGTGCATATTTTACTTCTAATTCTTTCTTTTGGAAAATTTGGCTTGATGCTTAACCTAGAAATGGTGTGTTTAAGTTtaagtatatgttgattcacccccacccccctctctcaaCATTTTGGTGTgtacaacaattggtatcacagaaAGGTTCCTAGATAACAGTCTAACAACTAAGGTAGATCTTGCATTTGAACACATGGGATCTAAAACAATATTTAATGACATCATTTATCTTGAATCAAGTATAGAGGTAATGGAACATGAAGGATGGGATTTCAATTTAGATGATTGTGAAGTAGACCTTGAAGGAGAATTATAGTATGCTCATGAAGACATGGATATTGCAAGGGTAGAGTTTGAAGAATACAAGATTAGATTCAATAAGGCAGAAAAGAAATTTGTCAAAATGAAAGCTTAAATTGAAGGAAGAAAAGAATGTGAATACAAAATCAAGAAGGTAGAAGATGTAATTATCAACCTAAAAATCCAAGTTGAAGGAGGCAAGAATATTGTTGATTGTTTGGAGTCCAAGCTTCATGATAAATCTATTGAATGCACCAAGATTGAGGAAAAAATTGTTTCCTTGAGCAAAGAACTAGAAAAGGCCAAGAATTAGATGAACAAGAATCTTTAGTTCAGAAAGAGCACTAACATGCTTGATGAGTTAGTTGGAAGCCAAAAACCTATAAATGATAAAGGTGGTCTTGGTTTTGAAAAAGGGGAAAGTTGTAAAACAAATATGGTTGAAGACAAGagtgagaagaaggaagagaaggtaCATGATGAATCTAAGTAGACATAaggaaattttaaatatattttaagatAAAAATGTCTAATACATGATGATCTTTTTTATTGATATTTCTGGAATTAGATGTTGCTAAACAATAAACATGTGCTATAGATTTTTTTGCTTTAGatgtttcattttttattaaattgcATCTTATAATAGAGAGTTTTGACTTCATAGAGACCTCTTGCTCAAACATGTTAATGAAAAGACTAACAGAATTTGGGAAGAGAGATTTTGACTTTTGAACCAATAAGATGGGGGAAATAGAAAAGTGAAAATAGAAAATCACATTACTTTAGAATGTAAAacttattatgacatatatgacaaacATGCAAGTAATTTCACATTGATACCATTTTAAGATCTATTCAACAAGTAGATGGTTGAAAGAATGAAAAAATTAATTGTTTGAattgaataataaaaaatcaaCATTTTAACgaacaaaaaataacaaaatttaCTATATGTTTGACCACTTGAATATTGAAAATCCTCTATTCTTAGTGCTCATTGGACACAAGTCTCAAATTTAGAATAATAGAAAATCAACACTTtaacaaacaaaaattaaaaaatttactatATGTTCGACCACTTGAATATTGAAAATCCCTTGTTCTTAGTGCTTATTGGACACAAGTCTCAAATTCACAATAACAAAAAATCTACACTTTAACAAACAAAAATAACTAAATTTGGTATATGTTTGACCACTTGAATATTGAAAATCCTCTATTCTTAATGCTAATTAGACACAAGTCTCAAATTTAGAATAATAGAAAATCAACACTTAACAAACAAAAATAACAAAATTTATTATATGTTTGACCACTTAATATTGAAAATCTTTTGTTCGTAGTGCTCATTGGACACAAGTCTCACAttcacaataataaaaaatcacctctttaacaaaataaaaaagaagacTAAATTTAATATATGTTTGAACACTTTAATAAAAATCTTTTATTCTGAATGCTCATTAAACACAAGCCTTAAATTGGAAATAATAGCAAATCAAAACTTTAACAAATAAATTAACAAAATTTACTATACTATTGAAAATCCACGTTTGTAGTGTTGTTGGGAGTGTTCATGAGTCAATTACTTTTGCATTATTGAGATGATAGAAAATAGAGAGAATTTTATTTTGGAATGTAAAAACTTGCTATAACATTTATGACAAATTCACAAATAAATTAGGATTAACATCCTTTCAAAATCTATTCAACAAAGaaacaaatgacaaaataaaatagattattaaataaataataataaaaaacaaataaaatttactatcccatatcctatgtttgacCACTTGAATAGTGAAAATCTTCTATTTTGTTCTTAATGGACACAAAATTCTCAAATTTATCTTTCACAGGATTATACTCGGTCCTCAAAATTGCCGGCGAATTTCTCCGCTGGTTTTCTAATTGATCTCCTCCAACTATTCAAAGTTCTACGCCTTCAAATTCAACACATCGACTTTGAAccgcaaaagaagaagaaaatgcgTACAGGAATCTTTAACAACAAATTTCTCGTCTGCAACACAGCCGTCGAGTTAGTGTTTGAACTTCTGTTTGCAGGGCATCAGCGTAACCGCTGGCAATCATGGTCCTAATTcctaatacaattgggatatttccTCTATTCTGTTGCATTCTCAGTGTTCTCTTTCTCCATTGCACCTGCATCTCGGAAGAGGGCAAAATTCTTCTCCAGATAAAAGGGAGCGACTGGATCGACGGAGGTAACAATTTGACGGACTGGAATGCTTCTGACGAAAACCCCTGCAGTTGGAATGGGATCTCTTGCAATGCTTCCAAGGTTGTCACTGCAATTAATCTCACGGGCGCCTCAATTTCAGGCAATCTGACTTCTTCCATATGCCTTCTTCCAAGTCTGGAGACGTTGATTCTCAGCGGGAATGCTTTCCAGGGGCTCTTTCCCGATGAGCTGTTTGATTGCAAGGGTTTGCAAGTGCTTGATTTGTCCAGCAATCGCTTATTTGGAAGCCTGCCCAGTCGAATCAGTGAATTCAGGCAGCTGAGGGTCTTTAATTTGTTAGAAAATAGTTTCAGTGGCTCCATTCCTCCAACCTTTGGAATGTTGTCCAACATCCAAGAGCTCTCGCTGGACGAAAATAATTTGACGGGCGGAATCCCTACTTTTCTCGGCAATTTGACAACCCTGAGGAAATTCACTGTTGGCGATAATCCTCTCCTTGGCGGTGAGATACCAGTAGAGCTCGCGAAATTGAACCGGCTGCAACATTTAGAATTATATAATTGTACTCTAGTAGGTGAAATTCCGAATTTTTTCGGTAATTTAACGCAGTTGGACTGGTTGGATTTGTCGAAGAATCAGCTGAAGGGCAATATTCCGACTAGTTTAACTACTCTGTCCAAGTTGAGTACTTTGTACCTTTGGAGCAACAATTTGTCTGGATCGATTCTGTCTGACATCGACAAGATGGGGAACTTATCAACCTTAGATCTTTCTGCCAACCAGCTAAGCGGCGAAATTCCATACAGAATCGGCAATCTGGAATCCCTGGAGCAGCTCATTTTGAATCAAAATCAGCTCACCGGAGAAATTCCTGCACGGCTTGGTATGCTGCGGAACTTAAGTAAGTTATATCTGTTTAGTAACAAGCTTAAGGGGTGGTTGCCCCAGGATTTGGGTACATTTTCCAATCTTTATATGGTCGATGTGACGGAGAACGCTCTGGAAGGCCCGCTGCCGAAAAATCTGTGCAAAAAAAGAATGCTTTACGGGTTGGCTATAGGTTCAAATAATTTCAATGGAAGTCTACCTTCATCCTTGGGAGATTGCGAAAGTTTACAGTCTGTGCAGCTGTATAACAACCAGCTCAGTGGTGAGATTCCTCAGGGGCTTTGGAGCGCTTCAGGCCGGGCACAGCTGATGCTTTATAATAACAAGTTTGAAGGTCAGATTCCAGCTACGATTGGACAATCAAAGAGCCTGGCTTGGTTGCAAATAAACAATAACCAATTCAGCGGAAGCATTCCCTCGGAGATTGGGCAGCTGACAAACCTCCAGATCTTAAACGCGAACAGCAATCAGTTGTCAGGGTCCATTCCAAATGAGGTTACGAATTTGACATCGATCAATAGTCTCCAGCTTGATCATAATTTTCTTTCAGGAGAAATTCCCAAGGGTTTAATATCACTGAAGAAGCTTACTGTTCTCAATTTGGGTACAAATCGTCTTACAGGCGAAATCCCTGCATCCCTGGGCGACCTGTCGGCACTGAACAGTCTTGATCTCTCAAATAACTCGCTCTCTGGCCAAATGTCTGCTGAATTAGGACGCCTATCATTAACTGTTTTCAATGTATCCGACAATCGCTTGTCTGGTCCAATTCCTGCCGCTCTGGACAATTCGGCTTACAAAGACGCTTTTCTCGGCAATCCAAGATTATGCGGAGGTCGGAATTTGATGCTGAGGTCGTGTTCTTCAGACAAGATATCATCTCGACAATTGGCTGCAATTATAGTACCGTGTGTGATTTTAGCAGTCATAGCACTAGGCTCCATTTGTGTGTGTTGGTTCTGTCTCAGGAAAGCAAGGGCCACGCCATCATGGAAATTGACATCTTTCCATCTGCCAGAGCTGAACGAGTTGCACATCATCCGCAACTTGTCGGAGGATAATGTTATTGGATCCGGAGGCGCTGGAAAAGTTTACAGGGTCATTCTGCAGAGCGGGGAAGCGGTAGCGGTGAAGAAGATCCGGAACATAAGCAGATCACGGGGAAAATTTAAGAGAAAAGGGGCGCAGCGAAACCATGAATTGGGGGAAGTGGAGGTGGATACATTAGGACTCATTCGGCACAACAATATTTTAAATCTCCTCTGCTGCATTTCAAGCGAAGAGTCCGATTTCAAGCTATTGGTATACGAGTACATGCCCAACGGGAGCTTGTTGGAGCGCCTACAGAATTCACAAGGACCACAAGTAGGGCTGCCTTGGCCAGTCCGCTATAAGATCGCACTGGGGGCAGCCCAAGGGCTGAGCTATATGCATCACGATTGCACACCTCCAATTCTACACAGGGATGTGAAATCCAGCAACATCTTGCTGGATAAAGATTTAGAGGCTAAAATTGCAGATTTTGGCCTGGCCAGAGTTCTTAATAACCTGGGCGAAGAGTACTCTGTTTCAGGCTATGTGGGGTCTCACGGATATATAGCTCCAGGTCCGATTTTATCTATCCTCGTTGAATGCTAGTCGGTCCGATTTTATCTATCCTCGTTGAATGCTAGTCtgtttaattttcaatttcttgtcAAAGATTTAGCGCCATTAACATTATAACCTTTGATGTGCAAAGTATTTTCAATTTCTTGTCAAAGATTTAGCGCCATTAACATTATAACCTTTGATGTGCAAAGTACGGCCATAGACTGAAAGTGAGTGAGAAAATTGACGTGTACGGCTTCGGAGTGGTGGTGTTAGAGCTTGTGAGCGGGATGAAAGCTACGAATGAAGTGCAGTACGGGGAAGGAGTGGACATTGTGGAGTGGATCCACAGCACAATAATAGGCAGGGGAGAGATGGGAGTGCTGGACTGGAGAATATTGGAAGAGAAGTACATAGAGCAAATGCTGTTGGTGTTGCGGGTGGGTCTGGTATGCACAAACAGAGACCCCAAACGGCGGCCTTCGATGAGGAAAGTGGTGGAGATGCTGGTGATGTGCAATCCAAACCAGGAA is part of the Cryptomeria japonica chromosome 10, Sugi_1.0, whole genome shotgun sequence genome and harbors:
- the LOC131077221 gene encoding receptor-like protein kinase HSL1 translates to MVRIAQKNGMLAVFYCTLSVLLLRSSCISEDGKILLQIKASDWIGGGNNLTDWNASDENPCSWNGISCNSSKFVTAINLTGASISGNLTSTICHLPSLETLILSENAFRGPFPDGLFDCKGLQVLDLSINRFFGSLPSRISEFRQLRVLNLLENSFSGSIPPAFGMLSNIQELSLDENNLTGGIPTFLGNLTTLRKFTVGDNPLLGGVIPAELAILNRLQDLELYNCSLVGEIPNFFGNFTQLECLDLSQNWLKGNIPTSLTTLSKLSILYLWGNNLSGPILANIDEMGNLTELDLSANQLSGEIPYRIGNLESLEQLKLGQNQLTGEIPAQLGMLRNLRKLYLFDNKLKGWLPQDLGTYSNLYFVEVTGAGLEGPLPKNLCKNGMLYALALASNNFNGSLPSSLGDCASLQYVQLYNNQLSGEIPKGFWSASSRVQLLLYNNKFEGQIPSAIGQAKSLAWLQINNNQFSGSIPSEIGQLTDLQILNASSNQLSGSIPNELANLTLINSLQLDHNFLSGEIPKSLISLEKLTVLNLGTNRLTGEIPASLGDLSALNSLDLSNNSLSGQIPAELGRLSLNVFNVSNNRLSGPIPAALDNSAYKYSFLGNPRLCGGRNLMLRSCSSDKISSQQLAAIIVPSVILAAIALGSIGVCWYCLRKARATPSWKLTSFHLPELNELYIVRNLSEENVIGSGGAGKVYRVILQSGEAVAVKKIRNISRSRGKFKRKGAQRNHELGEVEVDTLGLIRHTNILKLLCCISSEEYDFKLLVYEYMPNGSLLERLQNSQGPQVGLPWPVRYKIAMGAAQGLSYMHHDCTPPILHRDVKSSNILLDKDLEAKIADFGLARVLNNLGEEYSVSGYVGSHGYIAPEYGHRLKVSEKIDVYGFGVVVLELVSGMKATNEVQYGEGVDIVEWIRSTIIGRGEMGVLDWRILEEKYIEQMLLVLRVGLVCTIRDPKRRPSMRKVVEMLVMCNPNQEERIKMLFPQERRSRRAAASFSSTTPLVPTDNEADYFSDLET